One stretch of Roseimicrobium sp. ORNL1 DNA includes these proteins:
- a CDS encoding alkaline phosphatase D family protein: MTRREFIAATSALPAAAALGAEPEVPAPKDKKPAKAKPASAPKPPHPQIPPLTPIPGPACLEAGPMLGHVSDEEAQIWVKVSKPATLKVRVSEDATFSEPREVVFGPVGDATGRTAAVRIDNLHPDKRYYYEVLVDDRIVSSTPPPSFVAASPSAWHGRVRVAFGSCVGRLPEHSAAAWGDIASRGNFDLFLMLGDNHYGDTTELERQRLYYTAHRRIAGFREITAQRPVYAIWDDHDFGPNNSDSTAVGKEHSRQAFYEYWANPTRTTEKEDPAIYHTFERSGIGFFMLDVRWHRTPNKEPDGETKTMLGATQIAWLKRELKASRARVKIIASGSEWQTYSQPDSWAKFLTERDALLSWMQQEGIEGVIFLSGDRHFSAGYHIHDKWVEFTAGPLGSENQKDATAVVSPETFTIHHDGKLWMVLDIDCSTATPSVSYEVWQAGEGMVESKPVAWDAICGRALIAKSDRVMEVRAEQERRKAERS, from the coding sequence ATGACCCGACGCGAATTTATCGCCGCCACGTCCGCCTTGCCGGCAGCCGCCGCGCTTGGCGCAGAACCCGAGGTGCCGGCACCGAAGGATAAGAAGCCAGCCAAGGCCAAGCCTGCATCCGCTCCCAAGCCGCCGCATCCGCAGATTCCTCCGCTGACTCCCATTCCCGGACCCGCATGCCTGGAGGCGGGGCCCATGCTGGGCCATGTGAGTGATGAGGAGGCGCAAATCTGGGTGAAGGTCTCAAAGCCTGCCACCCTGAAGGTGCGTGTGAGCGAAGATGCGACTTTCTCGGAGCCGCGTGAGGTCGTGTTTGGTCCCGTGGGTGACGCGACTGGTCGCACCGCAGCTGTGCGTATAGACAATCTGCACCCAGACAAGCGCTACTATTATGAGGTGCTCGTCGATGACCGCATCGTGAGCAGCACCCCTCCGCCTTCCTTTGTGGCTGCGTCACCTTCAGCGTGGCATGGCAGGGTCCGTGTGGCCTTTGGCTCCTGTGTCGGTCGTTTGCCGGAGCACTCCGCTGCTGCCTGGGGAGACATTGCTTCACGCGGAAATTTCGACCTCTTCCTGATGCTCGGAGACAATCACTATGGCGATACCACCGAACTGGAACGTCAACGCTTGTACTACACGGCACATCGGCGGATTGCCGGCTTTCGCGAGATCACCGCGCAGCGGCCCGTCTACGCGATCTGGGATGACCATGACTTCGGCCCGAACAACAGCGACTCCACCGCCGTGGGCAAGGAGCACTCGCGCCAGGCTTTCTACGAGTACTGGGCGAATCCCACACGAACCACGGAAAAGGAGGACCCGGCGATCTATCACACCTTCGAGAGGAGCGGCATTGGCTTCTTCATGCTGGATGTCCGCTGGCATCGCACGCCGAACAAGGAACCGGATGGCGAGACAAAGACCATGCTCGGCGCGACGCAGATCGCCTGGCTCAAGCGCGAACTCAAGGCGAGCAGGGCGCGCGTGAAGATCATCGCCAGCGGCAGCGAGTGGCAGACCTACAGCCAGCCGGATAGCTGGGCGAAATTTCTCACCGAGCGTGATGCACTTCTCTCATGGATGCAGCAGGAAGGCATCGAGGGAGTCATCTTCCTCTCGGGAGATCGGCACTTCTCGGCAGGGTACCACATCCATGACAAGTGGGTGGAGTTCACTGCAGGCCCCTTGGGAAGTGAAAATCAGAAGGACGCCACGGCGGTGGTATCTCCGGAGACCTTCACCATTCATCACGATGGCAAGCTGTGGATGGTGCTGGATATCGATTGCTCCACCGCCACACCATCTGTGAGCTATGAGGTCTGGCAGGCAGGCGAGGGGATGGTTGAATCCAAGCCCGTGGCCTGGGATGCCATCTGTGGGCGCGCGCTCATCGCGAAGAGTGATCGCGTGATGGAGGTGCGGGCTGAGCAGGAGAGAAGGAAAGCGGAGAGGAGCTAG
- a CDS encoding SRPBCC family protein, translated as MSSTTTAAKETITDLDLVLKRVLNTSREKIFKAWTTPELMKQWFVPKPWTIAKVETDVRAGGSSLIVMCDPEGNEYPNKGVYLEVVENEKIVFTDAYTSAWIPSEKPFFTGIILLEDAGDGKTNYTAIARHWKAEDREAHEKMGFHEGWGKCAEQLEELCQTL; from the coding sequence ATGAGCTCCACCACTACCGCTGCCAAGGAAACCATCACGGACCTCGACCTCGTTCTCAAGCGCGTACTCAACACCTCAAGGGAAAAAATATTCAAGGCCTGGACCACCCCTGAGCTGATGAAGCAGTGGTTCGTTCCCAAGCCCTGGACGATTGCCAAGGTGGAGACCGATGTCCGCGCCGGTGGCAGCAGCTTGATTGTGATGTGCGACCCCGAAGGCAATGAATATCCCAACAAGGGCGTTTATCTTGAAGTGGTGGAAAACGAGAAGATCGTCTTCACGGATGCCTATACGTCAGCATGGATCCCCTCTGAGAAGCCGTTCTTCACGGGAATCATCCTCCTGGAAGACGCTGGCGATGGAAAGACCAACTACACGGCCATCGCCCGCCACTGGAAGGCGGAGGATCGCGAAGCGCACGAAAAGATGGGCTTTCATGAAGGCTGGGGCAAGTGTGCCGAGCAGCTGGAAGAACTCTGCCAGACGCTCTAG
- the glp gene encoding gephyrin-like molybdotransferase Glp: MLTEQEALEHILTSVTPLPPRSVPLREALQSYAARAVHANIPLPGFDNSAMDGYAVRAEDTRTAEPLRVIGATAAGEISSITLEPHTAIRIFTGAPMPPGADAVIMQEDVSTDTEKKSIVCKEPVEPGENVRVLGCDLCVGQRIVDKGEPLNAARLAVLASQGLTHIDISEVPRIAVVTTGDELIPPGEPLPPGKLYNSNGIMLEAMLRSAGVTSPITIHHLRDNLEETVAALRQLTQRHDFIILSGGVSVGEHDYIKPALKALGVPAEFWRVKVKPGKPVLFAKTSTLSRPCHLFGLPGNPVSSHVTFHLFVRPALLKVLGAGAASLGLPRVNATLTRAMKNRGDRPHYIRGFHEDGKFTPTGVQQSHALFSLSRANAFLRMEPEQDLPEGAAVQALLCD; this comes from the coding sequence ATGCTCACCGAGCAAGAAGCCCTCGAACACATCCTCACCTCCGTCACGCCTCTTCCTCCAAGGAGCGTACCTCTTCGCGAGGCCCTGCAGAGCTATGCTGCCCGGGCCGTGCACGCCAACATTCCCCTGCCCGGCTTCGACAACTCAGCAATGGATGGCTATGCAGTCCGTGCGGAGGACACCCGCACCGCAGAGCCGCTGCGGGTTATTGGCGCCACCGCCGCAGGGGAAATCTCCAGCATCACGCTGGAGCCGCACACAGCCATCCGCATCTTCACCGGAGCACCCATGCCACCCGGAGCGGATGCGGTGATCATGCAGGAGGATGTTTCCACGGATACAGAGAAAAAATCCATTGTGTGCAAGGAGCCGGTGGAGCCCGGAGAAAACGTCCGTGTGCTCGGCTGCGACCTTTGCGTAGGCCAGCGCATCGTGGATAAAGGCGAGCCACTCAATGCCGCGCGCCTCGCCGTGCTGGCTTCGCAGGGACTCACTCACATCGACATTTCCGAAGTACCACGCATCGCGGTGGTCACGACAGGTGATGAACTCATCCCTCCCGGCGAGCCATTGCCACCAGGAAAACTGTACAATTCCAATGGCATCATGCTGGAAGCGATGCTGCGTAGTGCTGGCGTCACCTCGCCCATCACGATTCATCACCTGCGGGATAATCTTGAAGAAACCGTGGCTGCCTTGCGCCAGCTGACTCAGCGGCATGACTTCATCATCCTCTCCGGCGGTGTGTCCGTGGGCGAGCATGACTACATCAAGCCCGCGCTGAAGGCTCTCGGTGTTCCCGCGGAGTTCTGGCGTGTAAAGGTGAAGCCGGGCAAGCCAGTGCTCTTCGCGAAGACGTCCACTTTATCCCGTCCATGCCATCTCTTTGGCCTTCCGGGGAACCCGGTGTCTTCGCACGTGACCTTCCACCTCTTCGTGAGGCCAGCGCTGCTGAAAGTCCTCGGTGCCGGTGCTGCTTCTCTGGGGCTGCCACGCGTGAATGCCACGCTGACCCGCGCGATGAAGAACCGTGGCGACCGCCCGCACTACATCCGCGGTTTTCACGAGGATGGGAAATTCACCCCCACTGGTGTGCAGCAGTCGCATGCCCTCTTCAGCCTCAGCCGGGCAAATGCCTTCCTACGCATGGAGCCGGAGCAGGATCTCCCGGAAGGCGCTGCTGTTCAAGCACTCTTGTGCGACTGA
- a CDS encoding VOC family protein, whose amino-acid sequence MSSKTAVKEAPSKKSVDPVPNGMNTVTPHLVCAGAADAIEFYKKAFGATEFGRVPGKDGKLMHAMLGIGNSNVMLVDEWPDFGALGPKARGGTSVTIHLQVEDANALFEKAVKAGAKVIMPLGEQFWGDLYGIVEDPFGHQWSIATHVRDVSPEELEKAAAEGCCGSGCEA is encoded by the coding sequence ATGAGCTCGAAAACTGCTGTCAAGGAAGCCCCCTCCAAGAAGTCCGTGGATCCTGTGCCGAATGGCATGAACACCGTGACGCCCCATCTCGTCTGCGCCGGAGCTGCGGACGCCATTGAGTTCTACAAGAAAGCATTCGGCGCCACGGAATTCGGGCGCGTCCCCGGCAAGGATGGCAAGCTGATGCATGCCATGCTCGGCATCGGAAACTCCAACGTGATGCTGGTCGATGAGTGGCCTGACTTCGGCGCGCTGGGCCCCAAGGCCCGCGGAGGCACTTCCGTGACCATCCATCTCCAGGTGGAGGATGCGAATGCGCTCTTCGAAAAGGCGGTGAAGGCCGGTGCCAAGGTCATCATGCCCCTCGGCGAACAGTTCTGGGGTGACCTCTACGGCATCGTGGAAGATCCGTTCGGCCACCAGTGGTCCATCGCCACGCATGTGCGCGACGTGTCCCCGGAAGAGCTTGAGAAGGCCGCCGCGGAAGGTTGCTGCGGAAGTGGCTGCGAGGCCTGA